The Arabidopsis thaliana chromosome 5, partial sequence genomic interval ATAAACCGTAACTAAACCGAATTAGATACGGTTTCTAactggttttgatttttgcaaAAACGATAAACCTTAAAACCggaaaaataactaaaaccaAACCGGAAAACGGTACGCCAAATTACTAATCATCTATTTCTACttgttaaataatattagtagGATCACAAACAGATACTTCCCAACAAATTACATCTGTGCCCCTTTGTGATTCaaagtttcatttcatttcaaacTTGTATTATTAGCTCATATGATCATATTCCTTTAaccttatcatcatcatcactgtATTTCAAACTATGACAATGGAGTCatacaaaaccctagaaatcaTTCGCAAGAACACTGATTCCTCCGTATTTCATCTCATCATCAACAGACCATCACATCTCAACGCCTTATCTCTCGATTTCTTCATCGAATTCCCCAAAGCTCTCTCATCTCTCGACCAAAATCCAGATGTCTCCGTCATCATCCTCTCCGGCGCCGGAAAACACTTCTGCTCCGGTATCGATCTCAATTCCCTCTCTTCAATCTCGACACAATCCTCCTCCGGTAACGACAGAGGACGATCTAGCGAGCAGCTACGCCGTAAGATCAAGTCGATGCAAGCGGCGATTACAGCGATTGAACAATGCCGGAAACCTGTAATCGCCGCTATTCACGGCGCGTGTATCGGTGGCGGTGTTGATCTGATTACCGCTTGTGATATTAGGTATTGCTCTGAGGATGCGTTTTTCTCGATTAAAGAGGTTGATCTAGCGATTGTTGCGGATCTTGGTACACTTCAGCGATTACCGAGTATCGTTGGGTATGCTAACGCCATGGAATTGGCTTTAACTGCTCGGAGATTCTCTGGAAGTGAAGCAAAGGatcttggtttggtttctaaaGTTTTCGGATCTAAATCGGAGCTTGATAATGGCGTCACTACAATCGCCGAAGGTAATCAATCTAGTTTTGCTTAAATCTGTTGAATCTATGGttgatttgtttcaattttgatttctgagATGATTGAGAGTATGAGAATCACATTTTTGCTTAACTCTGCTGACTCTATGATCGATTTTTGTTTCGAGTTAGATTCTGGGATGATTTAGGGTTCGAATCACGTTTTTCGAACGAATTTTCTCGGAATTCGTTTCATTTTTCGACTTTTCGTTTAATCGGTTGGTTAAGTCCTGTTGATTCTATGCTTGGTTTGTCTCAGTTTTGATTCCGAGA includes:
- the DCI1 gene encoding delta(3,5),delta(2,4)-dienoyl-CoA isomerase 1 (''delta(3,5),delta(2,4)-dienoyl-CoA isomerase 1'' (DCI1); FUNCTIONS IN: enoyl-CoA hydratase activity, delta3,5-delta2,4-dienoyl-CoA isomerase activity; INVOLVED IN: fatty acid catabolic process, seed germination, metabolic process; LOCATED IN: peroxisome; EXPRESSED IN: 22 plant structures; EXPRESSED DURING: 13 growth stages; CONTAINS InterPro DOMAIN/s: Enoyl-CoA hydratase/isomerase, conserved site (InterPro:IPR018376), Crotonase, core (InterPro:IPR001753); BEST Arabidopsis thaliana protein match is: ATP-dependent caseinolytic (Clp) protease/crotonase family protein (TAIR:AT4G16800.1); Has 36679 Blast hits to 36669 proteins in 2260 species: Archae - 469; Bacteria - 24045; Metazoa - 1683; Fungi - 913; Plants - 624; Viruses - 0; Other Eukaryotes - 8945 (source: NCBI BLink).) encodes the protein MTMESYKTLEIIRKNTDSSVFHLIINRPSHLNALSLDFFIEFPKALSSLDQNPDVSVIILSGAGKHFCSGIDLNSLSSISTQSSSGNDRGRSSEQLRRKIKSMQAAITAIEQCRKPVIAAIHGACIGGGVDLITACDIRYCSEDAFFSIKEVDLAIVADLGTLQRLPSIVGYANAMELALTARRFSGSEAKDLGLVSKVFGSKSELDNGVTTIAEDSGMI
- the DCI1 gene encoding delta(3,5),delta(2,4)-dienoyl-CoA isomerase 1 (''delta(3,5),delta(2,4)-dienoyl-CoA isomerase 1'' (DCI1); FUNCTIONS IN: enoyl-CoA hydratase activity, delta3,5-delta2,4-dienoyl-CoA isomerase activity; INVOLVED IN: fatty acid catabolic process, seed germination, metabolic process; LOCATED IN: peroxisome; EXPRESSED IN: 22 plant structures; EXPRESSED DURING: 13 growth stages; CONTAINS InterPro DOMAIN/s: Enoyl-CoA hydratase/isomerase, conserved site (InterPro:IPR018376), Crotonase, core (InterPro:IPR001753); BEST Arabidopsis thaliana protein match is: ATP-dependent caseinolytic (Clp) protease/crotonase family protein (TAIR:AT4G16800.1); Has 1807 Blast hits to 1807 proteins in 277 species: Archae - 0; Bacteria - 0; Metazoa - 736; Fungi - 347; Plants - 385; Viruses - 0; Other Eukaryotes - 339 (source: NCBI BLink).), which codes for MTMESYKTLEIIRKNTDSSVFHLIINRPSHLNALSLDFFIEFPKALSSLDQNPDVSVIILSGAGKHFCSGIDLNSLSSISTQSSSGNDRGRSSEQLRRKIKSMQAAITAIEQCRKPVIAAIHGACIGGGVDLITACDIRYCSEDAFFSIKEVDLAIVADLGTLQRLPSIVGYANAMELALTARRFSGSEAKDLGLVSKVFGSKSELDNGVTTIAEGIGGKSPLAVTGTKAVLLRSREVSVEQGLDYVATWNSAMLISDDLNEAVSAQMMKRKPRFAKL